DNA sequence from the Thalassotalea sp. 273M-4 genome:
AGCATGATCGACACCATAAAGCGCGGTTAATTCGTGGCCTATCATATGTGTTGCCCAATCGTGCGCCACCCCTGAACCAATCAGACCATTTAATGCTTGGTTTGCGGTATACATTAAATTTGCGCGCCACTGATCTTGGTCTCTATGGTCAAAGTCTTTTGCCAATACCAGTAAGTTTTTCAGTAAGGCTTCAGCAAAGCCATCTTGAACCATATTCCCTGCTGGGAAAGTAAGGTATTGTTCACAGATATGAACAAAGGCATCGACCAGACCGTTGACTAACTGACGCTCAGGTAACGTTTTCATCACATCGGGATCCATAACCGCAAATTTAGGTTGCACCGCTGGATGCATAAAGGCAAGTTTATCTTTGGTGGCTGCTTTGCTGATCACAGAGCCTGAGTTTGACTCAGAACCGGTTGCCGGTAAGGTTAAAATACACCCCATAGGAATGGCGGTCTTAACGTGATATTTACCGGTTAATATGTCCCAGCCGTCACCGTCATAGTGAGCGGCTGCGACAACATATTTGGCACCATCTATAACCGAGCCACCACCCACTGCAAGCACATATTCAACCTGCTCAGACTTACATATCGCAACTGCTTTATCGAGCGTTTCTACTGTTGGGTTTGGCTCAACACCTGAAAATTCAACCCAAGTATGATCTGATAAAGCGTCTTTAACCTGATCGTAAACACCA
Encoded proteins:
- a CDS encoding iron-containing alcohol dehydrogenase is translated as MKFSYLNPTQIQFGQGQIASIASLIPQDKKIMVIYGGGSIKHNGVYDQVKDALSDHTWVEFSGVEPNPTVETLDKAVAICKSEQVEYVLAVGGGSVIDGAKYVVAAAHYDGDGWDILTGKYHVKTAIPMGCILTLPATGSESNSGSVISKAATKDKLAFMHPAVQPKFAVMDPDVMKTLPERQLVNGLVDAFVHICEQYLTFPAGNMVQDGFAEALLKNLLVLAKDFDHRDQDQWRANLMYTANQALNGLIGSGVAHDWATHMIGHELTALYGVDHARSLAIVQPSLLRNQLSHKQAKLEQMGRNVFNLPSSDSLANDTIDAIEAFYHSLNVATQLTEYQGDKNDAVDAILVQLKNHGMTALGEHQAITLAHSKQILQHAVA